A genome region from Thermococcus gorgonarius includes the following:
- a CDS encoding inositol-3-phosphate synthase gives MVRVVILGQGYVASIFASGLEKIKAGKMEPYGVPLADELPIKIKDIEIVGSYDVDKAKVGRDIYEVVKGYDPEAPESLRGITIRKGVHLGSLRNLPLEATGLDDEMSLKEAVDHLVSEWKELKPDVFVNVCTTEAFVPFESREELEKAIEEDRKDRLTATQVYVYAAAKYAKEVGGAAFVNAIPTLIANDPAFVELAKESNLVIFGDDGATGATPLTADILSHLAQRNRYVLDIAQFNIGGNQDFLALTDKERNKSKEFTKSSVVEDLLGYNAPHYIKPTGFLEPLGDKKFIAMHIEYISFNGAHDELVITGRINDSPALAGLLVDLVRLGKIAVDRKEFGTVYEVNAFYMKNPGPKEAKNIPRIIAHEKMRTWAGLKPRWL, from the coding sequence ATGGTTAGGGTAGTCATACTCGGACAGGGCTACGTGGCAAGTATATTCGCGAGCGGACTTGAGAAGATAAAGGCTGGAAAGATGGAGCCCTACGGCGTTCCGCTTGCCGACGAGCTACCGATTAAGATCAAGGACATAGAGATAGTCGGTTCCTACGACGTTGATAAAGCAAAGGTCGGGAGGGACATCTACGAGGTGGTTAAGGGCTACGACCCAGAAGCCCCGGAGAGCCTCAGGGGAATAACCATTAGGAAGGGCGTCCACCTCGGAAGCCTGAGGAACCTCCCGCTCGAAGCCACTGGCCTCGACGACGAGATGAGCCTCAAGGAGGCCGTTGACCACCTCGTTAGCGAGTGGAAGGAGCTCAAGCCCGACGTCTTCGTCAACGTCTGCACCACCGAAGCCTTTGTCCCCTTCGAGAGCAGGGAGGAGCTTGAGAAGGCAATCGAGGAGGACAGGAAGGACAGGCTCACCGCTACCCAGGTCTACGTCTACGCGGCGGCAAAATACGCCAAGGAAGTTGGAGGAGCGGCCTTCGTAAACGCCATCCCGACCCTCATAGCCAACGACCCGGCCTTCGTTGAGCTCGCCAAGGAGAGCAACCTCGTTATCTTCGGTGACGACGGAGCTACTGGTGCTACTCCGCTGACAGCTGATATACTCAGCCACCTCGCCCAGAGGAACCGCTACGTCCTCGACATAGCCCAGTTTAACATTGGCGGAAACCAGGACTTCTTAGCACTGACCGACAAGGAGAGGAACAAGAGCAAGGAGTTCACGAAGTCAAGCGTTGTCGAGGATCTGCTCGGCTACAACGCCCCGCACTACATAAAGCCGACGGGCTTCCTTGAGCCCCTCGGCGACAAGAAGTTCATAGCGATGCACATCGAGTACATCTCCTTCAACGGCGCCCACGACGAGCTCGTCATAACCGGAAGGATAAACGACAGCCCGGCCCTGGCTGGCCTCCTCGTTGACCTCGTCAGGCTCGGAAAGATTGCCGTTGACAGGAAGGAGTTCGGAACCGTCTACGAGGTCAACGCCTTCTACATGAAGAACCCCGGACCGAAGGAGGCCAAGAACATACCGCGCATCATCGCCCACGAGAAGATGCGCACCTGGGCTGGCCTCAAGCCAAGGTGGCTTTGA
- a CDS encoding nuclease-related domain-containing protein has translation MIHTAEEAILWKKLATLFFWSGIVTTILSFIVNPLFLLGSVLLFGAWRYAGRMAYQWGTGFEGEYYVIEALSHSERIKGILLSDIVLPGRRANIDHVLICEQGIFAIETKAYTGIYFVSGDAWYSETPSGRHEIRSISKIAKRNAAVLSRFLWKNLGENYFVKPLVVFAGAGIVEGRSTIPVLYPNEIETYVLSLPIELSHEDITRLENLLEGYSRHVMVINL, from the coding sequence TTGATACATACTGCCGAGGAGGCAATTCTGTGGAAAAAACTTGCCACCCTCTTTTTTTGGAGCGGGATAGTCACAACAATCCTTAGTTTTATTGTGAATCCCCTGTTCCTTTTGGGGTCAGTTTTACTTTTTGGAGCATGGAGGTACGCCGGAAGGATGGCATACCAATGGGGGACAGGTTTCGAAGGAGAATACTACGTAATAGAGGCCCTTTCCCATTCAGAGAGGATAAAGGGTATATTGCTCTCTGATATAGTCCTACCAGGTCGAAGAGCAAACATTGACCATGTCTTAATATGCGAGCAGGGTATATTTGCCATTGAAACAAAAGCATACACTGGAATATATTTTGTATCAGGTGACGCGTGGTATTCAGAAACTCCATCGGGAAGGCACGAAATAAGGAGTATATCAAAGATTGCAAAAAGAAACGCTGCAGTGCTCTCTAGGTTTTTATGGAAGAATCTCGGCGAAAATTATTTCGTGAAACCCTTGGTGGTGTTTGCTGGAGCCGGAATAGTTGAGGGAAGATCTACAATTCCAGTTCTATACCCCAACGAAATTGAGACTTACGTGTTGTCTTTACCGATAGAACTATCTCACGAAGATATAACCAGATTGGAAAATCTTCTTGAGGGTTATTCAAGACATGTCATGGTGATCAATTTATGA
- a CDS encoding dihydropteroate synthase-like protein — protein sequence MSSDKRILLVTGRLAEPLVRKYGKGCDVFVTPVSVAAFLTPELIARYLKKAGIKSEDYDLILIPGLVRGSAQIIEDELGISAFKGPRNAMDLPQVLNALSEGFRLSKEKPADDLFSIDALKRVEDIRNRTRNRRYIEDALKKPWNVLIGNLPAGRDFPARILGEVVDAPRLGVEKTIEKALYYLREGADIVDIGMVAGESNLDFIEEIPEIREQLKENGFDVPISFDSLNTAEIEKALEYADLFLSVDAGNLEELVTEKPVVLIPTNQKKGFFPAKPSERVEFLERLKERALNLGYRTVILDTILEHVPHLARSITAFQLYRERNPDDVLLAGVGNVVELYDADSVGMNALLAGIAKELSINLLLTTEVSAKARGSVRELRRAIDMNLFDMPKDLGFDLLILKEKRASEWRFKPAEKIIEAEEKQVELEPVYFRIWINDGRIWVNAHRGTEAILTITGEDPNAIIDTILEHFEISPRHAFYLGRELERAKTALKLRRSYVQEVELFKEFYLSKRD from the coding sequence ATGTCGTCTGACAAGAGAATCCTCCTCGTCACCGGCAGGCTGGCAGAGCCGCTCGTCAGGAAATACGGTAAAGGATGCGATGTCTTCGTTACACCTGTTAGCGTCGCGGCCTTCCTCACGCCCGAGCTTATCGCCCGCTACCTGAAAAAAGCCGGAATCAAGAGCGAGGACTACGACCTGATACTCATTCCGGGTCTCGTCCGCGGCTCCGCCCAAATCATTGAAGACGAGCTTGGAATCTCAGCCTTCAAGGGGCCGAGAAACGCGATGGACCTGCCCCAGGTTCTCAATGCCCTGAGTGAAGGTTTTAGGCTGAGTAAAGAAAAGCCCGCTGATGATCTCTTTTCCATTGATGCCCTAAAGAGGGTTGAGGACATAAGGAACAGAACGCGGAACAGGCGCTACATCGAGGATGCCCTGAAGAAGCCGTGGAACGTCCTCATTGGAAACCTTCCGGCGGGGAGGGACTTCCCTGCGAGGATTTTGGGTGAGGTTGTGGATGCTCCAAGACTGGGCGTTGAAAAGACGATCGAGAAGGCCCTCTACTACCTCCGCGAGGGTGCCGATATAGTGGACATCGGCATGGTGGCTGGAGAGAGCAACCTCGACTTCATCGAGGAAATCCCTGAAATCCGGGAACAACTCAAGGAGAACGGTTTCGACGTTCCAATAAGCTTTGACTCGCTCAACACTGCTGAGATTGAGAAAGCCTTAGAGTATGCAGACCTCTTTCTCAGCGTCGATGCTGGAAACCTTGAGGAGCTGGTAACCGAGAAACCCGTCGTCTTAATCCCCACGAACCAGAAGAAGGGCTTCTTTCCGGCAAAACCGAGTGAACGCGTTGAGTTCCTTGAACGGCTGAAGGAGAGGGCCCTAAATCTGGGCTACAGAACGGTCATCCTCGATACCATCCTCGAGCACGTGCCCCACCTCGCCCGCTCCATAACTGCTTTCCAGCTCTATCGCGAGAGGAATCCAGATGACGTCCTGCTCGCGGGCGTTGGCAACGTTGTTGAACTCTACGACGCGGACAGCGTTGGAATGAACGCTCTCCTCGCTGGAATTGCGAAGGAGCTCTCCATAAACCTACTCCTCACGACCGAGGTCAGCGCGAAGGCAAGGGGCTCGGTTCGGGAACTGAGGAGAGCCATTGACATGAACCTCTTCGATATGCCAAAAGACCTCGGCTTTGACCTCCTAATTCTCAAGGAGAAGCGCGCGAGCGAGTGGAGGTTCAAGCCGGCCGAGAAAATCATCGAGGCCGAGGAAAAGCAAGTCGAGCTTGAGCCGGTTTACTTCCGCATCTGGATCAATGACGGGAGAATCTGGGTCAATGCACATCGCGGGACTGAGGCAATCCTCACGATAACCGGGGAGGATCCAAACGCGATAATCGACACGATTTTAGAGCACTTCGAGATAAGCCCGAGGCATGCTTTCTACCTCGGGAGGGAGCTTGAGAGGGCAAAGACTGCCCTGAAGTTAAGGCGGAGCTACGTCCAGGAGGTTGAGCTGTTCAAGGAGTTTTACCTCTCCAAACGGGACTGA
- a CDS encoding DUF998 domain-containing protein → MRRSQFWAGLIAPLIAYSGILTAIYVNRSWWRLTDNAISDLGKVGLQHNWLLNVPLVLTAVLAIYYAAGLLEKARNKVEKVGIWVLVAGFVFLALIGIFPEGTSPHYYVSWGFFLTAGFGLLIAGVGMGIAGDRKILYFTVALFVLAWILAIWAMRTFKGVAIPEFIGAIAITVWHYAILLKVKPDQ, encoded by the coding sequence ATGAGGCGATCCCAGTTCTGGGCGGGGTTAATTGCACCTTTAATTGCCTACTCGGGAATACTAACCGCGATATACGTCAACCGCTCCTGGTGGAGGCTTACCGACAACGCGATAAGCGACCTCGGAAAGGTCGGCCTCCAGCACAACTGGCTCCTCAACGTCCCACTGGTCCTTACGGCCGTCCTGGCCATTTACTACGCGGCGGGACTGCTTGAAAAGGCCAGAAACAAAGTAGAAAAAGTCGGGATATGGGTCCTGGTAGCGGGCTTCGTGTTTCTCGCCCTGATAGGAATCTTCCCTGAAGGGACTTCACCGCACTACTACGTCAGCTGGGGCTTCTTCCTCACGGCCGGCTTTGGGCTGCTCATAGCCGGGGTTGGCATGGGCATTGCAGGGGACAGAAAAATCCTCTACTTCACGGTGGCCCTCTTCGTCCTGGCTTGGATTCTCGCCATCTGGGCGATGAGGACCTTCAAAGGGGTCGCCATCCCCGAGTTCATCGGTGCCATTGCGATAACGGTCTGGCACTACGCCATACTCCTAAAGGTCAAGCCTGATCAATAG
- a CDS encoding carbohydrate kinase family protein encodes MKCLVAGHVVRDVIRKGGKTLERLGGGAYYSALALSRFCDVEILTSFADLPEEWVNQLESIGKLRVVPSDSTTTYELTYLDGNTRRLKLLDRASSLETLPSKHYDAVLLNPVASEISPDVVALAKERFSLVAADLQGFIRLPNPGPVSYTPVDGSVFKGLSILHSDAMEFNYLKNFSPADVEVLLISNGPGVGRAFLRGREHSFRPLPRKVDESTGAGDVFLGSFTGFYLSCPFIQSLKRAVAFTALFLERRSVDFALGEVNELAMEVEVKRV; translated from the coding sequence ATGAAGTGCCTGGTTGCAGGTCACGTCGTCAGAGACGTTATTAGAAAAGGAGGAAAGACCCTTGAACGGCTTGGTGGTGGTGCCTACTACTCCGCCCTTGCCCTCTCCAGGTTCTGTGACGTTGAGATACTGACTTCCTTTGCCGATCTGCCGGAGGAATGGGTGAACCAGCTGGAATCAATAGGGAAGCTTAGAGTCGTTCCTTCGGATTCTACAACAACTTACGAGCTTACATACTTGGACGGGAACACCAGAAGGCTTAAACTCCTCGACAGGGCTTCCTCACTGGAAACATTGCCCTCAAAGCATTACGATGCCGTGCTGCTGAACCCGGTTGCCTCCGAGATTTCCCCCGATGTAGTTGCCCTTGCAAAGGAGCGCTTTTCTCTTGTGGCTGCCGATTTGCAGGGATTCATACGCTTGCCGAATCCCGGACCGGTCAGTTATACGCCCGTTGATGGTTCGGTCTTTAAAGGACTCTCAATACTGCACTCAGACGCTATGGAGTTCAATTACCTCAAGAACTTCTCCCCCGCGGATGTGGAGGTTCTCCTGATTTCCAATGGTCCCGGGGTGGGACGGGCTTTCTTGCGGGGCAGAGAACATTCCTTCCGCCCGCTCCCCAGAAAAGTGGACGAATCGACTGGAGCGGGAGACGTTTTCCTGGGTTCTTTTACTGGGTTCTATCTTAGCTGTCCTTTTATCCAGTCACTGAAGAGAGCAGTTGCCTTTACGGCGCTCTTCCTGGAGAGGAGAAGCGTGGATTTTGCCCTGGGTGAAGTCAATGAACTTGCCATGGAGGTTGAGGTGAAAAGGGTATAA
- a CDS encoding 6-pyruvoyl trahydropterin synthase family protein: MAFKVSERKIGWHKDFDSSHFLALPYESKCLRIHGHTYNVDVEIWGELNENGMIFDFNHLSNLVKLLDHRILVSENWVAERGNGKLVIEKNGKRIELPENEAVVLNKPNVTAEYIAEWFAEKIAEKAGNNVRKIRVKVWEDPRSYAEVALERS; encoded by the coding sequence ATGGCCTTCAAAGTAAGCGAGAGGAAGATAGGCTGGCACAAGGACTTCGACAGCTCTCACTTTCTTGCCCTGCCCTACGAGAGCAAGTGCCTCAGGATCCACGGCCACACTTACAACGTTGACGTGGAGATATGGGGTGAGCTGAACGAGAACGGTATGATCTTTGACTTCAACCACCTAAGTAACCTCGTGAAGCTCCTCGACCACAGGATCCTTGTGAGTGAGAACTGGGTGGCAGAGAGAGGAAACGGAAAGCTCGTCATCGAGAAGAACGGGAAGAGGATAGAGCTCCCTGAGAACGAAGCGGTCGTTCTCAACAAGCCGAACGTTACAGCTGAATACATAGCCGAGTGGTTCGCGGAAAAAATAGCCGAGAAAGCCGGAAACAACGTGAGAAAGATAAGGGTTAAGGTATGGGAAGATCCGAGGAGCTATGCTGAAGTAGCCCTGGAGAGGTCTTAA
- a CDS encoding DUF3216 domain-containing protein, with protein MAVDVPEVEEVKKLLEELDEKALIARLDSFVRLNEGLESKKGKEFIEVSILGFLEGILMVMRRKYPEDTRVEELYEKVKARRSELDEQFRKPRIPYLEGE; from the coding sequence ATGGCTGTTGACGTTCCGGAAGTTGAAGAAGTCAAGAAACTGCTTGAAGAGCTCGACGAGAAGGCCCTCATCGCAAGGCTCGACTCGTTTGTGAGGCTGAACGAAGGCTTGGAAAGCAAGAAAGGGAAAGAGTTCATAGAGGTCTCTATACTGGGCTTTCTTGAGGGCATCCTGATGGTCATGAGGAGAAAATACCCTGAGGACACAAGGGTAGAGGAACTCTACGAGAAAGTGAAAGCGAGAAGGTCTGAACTCGACGAGCAGTTCAGAAAGCCAAGGATTCCATACCTAGAGGGAGAGTAA
- a CDS encoding SDR family oxidoreductase, whose product MLEIDLSGKLAFTTASSRGIGFGVARVLAKAGADVILLSRSEENLRKAREKIRAESDVEVNYIVADLTKREDLERTVKELESIGEPDIFFFSTGGPKPGYFMEMDMADWENAVKLLLYPAVYLTKALVPAMERKGFGRIVYSTSVAIKEPIPNIALSNVVRISMAGLVRTLAKELGPKGITVNGIMPGIIRTDRMIQLAKDRAEREGKTVEEALAEYAKPIPLGRLGEPEEIGYLVAFLASDLGSYINGAMIPVDGGRLNSVF is encoded by the coding sequence ATGCTGGAAATCGATCTCTCTGGCAAGCTTGCCTTTACAACCGCCTCGAGCAGGGGCATAGGCTTCGGCGTCGCACGGGTTTTAGCCAAGGCCGGAGCCGACGTTATCCTCCTCTCTAGGAGTGAGGAGAACCTGAGGAAGGCGAGGGAGAAGATAAGGGCCGAGAGCGACGTGGAAGTTAACTACATCGTCGCCGACCTGACGAAGCGCGAAGACCTAGAGAGAACGGTGAAAGAGCTTGAGAGCATTGGCGAGCCGGACATCTTTTTCTTCTCCACCGGCGGGCCAAAGCCCGGCTACTTCATGGAGATGGACATGGCCGACTGGGAAAATGCCGTAAAGCTCCTCCTGTATCCAGCGGTCTATCTGACGAAGGCCCTCGTTCCAGCCATGGAGCGGAAGGGGTTCGGCAGGATAGTTTACTCCACGAGTGTTGCCATAAAGGAGCCTATTCCGAACATAGCCCTAAGCAACGTGGTCAGAATTTCGATGGCCGGCCTCGTGAGGACTCTGGCGAAGGAGCTCGGACCAAAGGGCATAACCGTGAACGGCATAATGCCGGGCATAATAAGAACTGACAGGATGATACAGCTGGCTAAGGATAGAGCTGAGAGGGAAGGGAAGACAGTTGAGGAAGCCCTTGCCGAGTACGCAAAGCCGATACCCCTCGGCCGCCTTGGGGAGCCGGAGGAGATAGGCTACCTCGTTGCATTTCTCGCGAGCGACCTCGGGAGCTACATAAACGGAGCAATGATCCCCGTCGATGGGGGCAGGCTCAACTCGGTGTTCTAA
- a CDS encoding PPC domain-containing DNA-binding protein, whose translation MRFSKGRSFMFRVPEGEELLSYINRFAERQNVLIGTVSGIGSLRNPKIGYFDKTAGEYKVIELSGLYELVSLSGNISLKDGKPFAHIHVALGSPDGKLYGGHLIEGEVFVAEVFIQELLGEPLERKKQENGLVLWDAEEI comes from the coding sequence ATGAGGTTCTCGAAGGGGAGGAGTTTTATGTTCAGGGTCCCCGAAGGGGAAGAGCTTTTGTCCTATATAAACCGCTTCGCAGAGAGGCAGAACGTCCTTATCGGGACGGTCAGCGGTATAGGGAGCCTAAGAAATCCAAAAATCGGTTATTTCGACAAAACCGCTGGAGAATACAAGGTCATTGAGCTGAGCGGCCTCTACGAGCTCGTCTCCCTGAGCGGGAACATAAGCCTGAAAGATGGAAAGCCTTTTGCCCACATTCACGTCGCCCTCGGGAGTCCGGATGGAAAGCTTTACGGAGGACACCTCATTGAGGGTGAGGTCTTCGTTGCAGAGGTCTTTATTCAGGAACTTCTTGGGGAACCGCTGGAGCGGAAAAAACAGGAAAACGGGCTGGTGCTGTGGGACGCTGAGGAAATCTGA
- a CDS encoding diphthine--ammonia ligase, whose amino-acid sequence MRVAVLYSGGKDSNYALYWALKQGFEVRYLVSMVSESDESYMYHVPNIHLTELQAKAIGIPLVKGFTSGEKEKEVEDMKAVLEGLKIDGVVAGALASEYQKRRVDRVAEELGLKSFAPAWHRDPIEYMREIVGIFDIVMVGTAAYGLDESWLGRKIDERALGELVKLNEKYGIHVAGEGGEFETFVRDAPFFKARIVFDEVEKKWDGCSYSGVLDIKRAHLEPK is encoded by the coding sequence ATGAGGGTTGCGGTACTCTACTCAGGTGGAAAGGACTCGAACTACGCCCTCTACTGGGCGCTGAAGCAGGGGTTTGAAGTCAGGTACCTTGTCAGCATGGTGAGCGAGAGCGACGAGAGCTACATGTATCACGTCCCAAACATCCACCTCACCGAGCTTCAGGCCAAAGCCATAGGAATCCCCCTCGTCAAGGGCTTTACAAGCGGTGAGAAGGAGAAAGAGGTTGAGGACATGAAGGCTGTCCTTGAGGGGCTTAAGATAGACGGCGTCGTCGCCGGCGCTTTGGCGAGCGAGTATCAGAAGAGGAGAGTTGACAGAGTGGCTGAGGAGCTTGGCTTGAAAAGCTTCGCCCCGGCCTGGCACCGCGACCCTATCGAGTACATGCGCGAGATTGTTGGAATCTTCGACATCGTGATGGTGGGAACGGCAGCCTACGGCCTCGACGAGAGCTGGCTCGGTAGGAAGATAGACGAGAGGGCTTTGGGGGAGCTGGTCAAGCTCAACGAGAAGTATGGGATTCATGTGGCCGGGGAAGGCGGGGAATTCGAGACCTTCGTGAGGGACGCGCCGTTCTTCAAGGCTAGGATAGTCTTCGACGAAGTGGAGAAGAAGTGGGACGGATGCAGTTACTCGGGCGTTCTGGATATTAAGAGGGCACATCTGGAACCAAAGTAA
- a CDS encoding antibiotic biosynthesis monooxygenase translates to MPIMRLWHGRLPREKGDAYERFLIERAVPDYSSVDDLLKLYFTRRDEENETHFLLVTIWDSWESIKKFAGENPELAKYYPEDDDFLLEKEKYVQHYEIFYEK, encoded by the coding sequence ATGCCGATTATGAGGCTCTGGCACGGAAGGCTACCGAGGGAGAAGGGCGACGCCTACGAGCGCTTTCTGATAGAGAGGGCCGTTCCCGACTACAGCTCAGTCGATGATCTTCTAAAGCTCTACTTCACGAGGCGGGACGAGGAAAACGAGACCCACTTCCTTCTGGTGACCATCTGGGACTCGTGGGAGTCAATCAAGAAGTTCGCTGGTGAGAACCCCGAGCTGGCCAAATACTACCCCGAAGATGACGACTTCCTCCTCGAAAAGGAGAAGTACGTCCAGCACTACGAGATCTTCTACGAGAAGTGA
- a CDS encoding Mth938-like domain-containing protein, translating into MKIEYPSFGRITVDGNVYDHDIVVYPSGRVERRKKWISKEKHGTSHRLDPEELREYLTEDFDLLLVGTGMYGKLSLLPDSRKLVEGKEVIELPTGEAVKVFNEDSGKKRILAIFHVTC; encoded by the coding sequence ATGAAGATTGAATATCCTTCCTTTGGCAGGATAACCGTTGATGGAAATGTCTACGATCACGATATTGTGGTTTATCCGAGCGGGAGAGTTGAGAGGCGGAAGAAGTGGATAAGCAAAGAGAAACACGGTACCAGTCATAGACTTGATCCCGAGGAGCTAAGGGAATACCTGACCGAGGATTTCGACTTGCTGCTAGTCGGAACAGGCATGTACGGGAAGCTCTCACTCCTTCCGGATAGCAGAAAGCTGGTTGAGGGGAAGGAAGTCATAGAACTCCCAACTGGCGAAGCGGTGAAGGTTTTCAACGAAGATAGCGGGAAGAAAAGAATTTTGGCAATATTCCACGTTACCTGCTGA
- a CDS encoding NUDIX domain-containing protein, with protein sequence MERHLLVVKAPDGAEIGSFAEEVKRLAEEHGLKAELHRCVGLTVDAVIIYNNGIVLIRRKNEPFKDHYALPGGFVEYGETVEQAVVREAREETGLNVRPIKLVGVYSKPNRDPRGHTVTVAFLCIGEGELKAGDDAREVFVFPVDEALKLPLAFDHGKILHDALELR encoded by the coding sequence ATGGAAAGGCACCTCCTGGTTGTCAAGGCACCGGATGGTGCCGAGATAGGGTCCTTCGCTGAGGAGGTTAAACGGCTTGCTGAAGAACACGGCCTCAAAGCAGAGCTTCACCGCTGTGTTGGTCTTACCGTTGATGCCGTCATAATCTACAACAATGGCATCGTTCTCATTAGGCGGAAGAACGAGCCCTTCAAGGATCACTATGCCCTCCCTGGAGGCTTCGTGGAGTACGGGGAAACCGTGGAGCAGGCGGTTGTACGGGAGGCCAGAGAGGAGACAGGTTTGAACGTTAGACCGATTAAGCTGGTTGGGGTTTACTCAAAACCCAACAGGGATCCCAGGGGGCACACCGTTACTGTAGCCTTCCTGTGCATCGGGGAAGGGGAACTGAAGGCCGGTGACGATGCCAGGGAAGTCTTTGTATTTCCTGTGGATGAAGCTCTGAAGCTTCCCCTGGCCTTTGATCATGGAAAGATACTCCACGACGCATTGGAATTGAGGTGA
- a CDS encoding bifunctional L-myo-inositol-1-phosphate cytidylyltransferase/CDP-L-myo-inositol myo-inositolphosphotransferase, which yields MPMPETAVILAAGLGTRMGGKPKGLVKVAGREILYRTMAILQRNGVERFVFVTNDRYAPLYREFLEKHGFPAEVIINPEPEKGNGHSLHLAKGRVSGKFVLVMSDHVYSEAFLEKAINGNGLIADRRPGWVDVGEATKVKVRNGRVERIGKGIKEWDAVDTGFFVLDEDIFEVTEELERERNGDYSLSEVVERAKLPVTFVDGLGWTDVDTPEDIKRARKMLVKTAVKGTGDGFVSRYLNRKISTEISALLVDKVTPNQMTAFTFALGIFSALLTLVSLPLAGILYQLSSILDGVDGELARAQLRTSRLGGYIDSILDRYVDGTFLALLAYSTLSEPLWYLIALFALLGSVMVSYSTERFKGAFCRDAYVEVPSLRKLLGKRDERAFITMLFLLYPLDMSIKMLFLTLALLSNLRVGLTLYFVSREVS from the coding sequence ATGCCGATGCCAGAGACGGCAGTAATACTAGCAGCTGGCCTCGGGACCAGGATGGGCGGGAAGCCCAAGGGACTTGTCAAAGTTGCAGGAAGGGAGATTCTGTACCGCACCATGGCCATTCTCCAGAGAAACGGCGTTGAGCGCTTCGTTTTCGTCACCAACGACCGCTACGCACCGCTTTACAGGGAGTTCCTTGAGAAACACGGTTTTCCGGCAGAGGTTATCATCAATCCCGAGCCTGAAAAGGGTAACGGGCACTCCCTTCACTTGGCAAAGGGAAGGGTTTCGGGGAAGTTTGTCCTTGTGATGAGCGACCACGTCTACAGCGAGGCTTTTCTTGAGAAAGCAATCAACGGAAACGGCCTCATAGCGGACAGAAGGCCTGGATGGGTTGACGTTGGCGAGGCAACGAAGGTTAAAGTGAGAAACGGCCGCGTCGAGAGGATAGGAAAGGGCATCAAAGAGTGGGACGCAGTGGATACGGGCTTCTTCGTCCTTGATGAGGACATCTTTGAGGTAACCGAAGAGCTGGAGCGCGAGAGGAACGGCGATTATTCGCTCAGCGAGGTCGTTGAAAGGGCAAAGCTTCCGGTAACTTTCGTTGACGGCCTCGGCTGGACGGACGTTGACACGCCGGAAGACATCAAACGGGCCAGAAAAATGCTTGTGAAGACCGCGGTGAAGGGAACAGGAGATGGATTCGTTAGCAGGTACCTTAACAGAAAAATCTCAACCGAGATAAGTGCCCTGCTCGTTGATAAAGTCACGCCGAATCAAATGACTGCTTTTACATTTGCCCTCGGAATCTTCTCTGCCCTGTTAACCCTGGTGAGCCTTCCGCTGGCGGGAATACTCTACCAGCTCAGCTCTATCTTAGATGGTGTTGACGGCGAACTGGCGAGGGCCCAGCTGAGGACAAGCAGACTGGGCGGTTATATAGACTCAATCCTAGACCGCTACGTTGACGGAACTTTCCTGGCACTTCTGGCTTACTCAACGCTTAGCGAGCCCTTGTGGTACCTCATAGCTCTCTTCGCCCTCCTCGGCTCGGTGATGGTCAGCTACTCAACCGAGCGCTTTAAGGGGGCCTTCTGCAGGGATGCCTACGTCGAAGTGCCTTCCCTCAGAAAACTGCTCGGTAAGAGGGACGAGAGGGCATTCATCACGATGCTCTTCCTGCTCTATCCCCTGGATATGTCAATCAAAATGCTGTTCCTCACCCTCGCTCTCCTCTCCAACCTCCGCGTTGGGCTGACCCTTTATTTTGTCTCCAGAGAAGTTTCGTGA